A region from the Rosa rugosa chromosome 6, drRosRugo1.1, whole genome shotgun sequence genome encodes:
- the LOC133718319 gene encoding pentatricopeptide repeat-containing protein At1g01970, whose amino-acid sequence MATSVSNAVCFRYPHPPNPTLNEPRKTHLPQFSGNTFRPKPMNLCSSGHRFQPPLMALSVEETSMNENTEGMPRFKWGVIGPDITEAQQEAIDELPPKMSKRCQALMKQIICFSHEKGSLCEVLDAWVSIMKPCRADWLAVLKELRIKDHPLYLQVAEIAVLDESFEANVRDYTKIIHGYGKQNQIEDAENTLSNMKSRGFVCDQVTLTAMVDMYSKAGHLKLAEDTFEEIKLLGQQLDKRSYGSMIMAYIRAGMPDQGENLLIEMDAQEIYAGSEVYKALLRAYSLIGDTEGAQRVFNAVQLAGISPDAKICGLLINAYGTSGQSQKARAAFENMRKAGLKPSDKCIALMLAAYEKENKLQMALKFLMGLEREGIMVGKEAAETLAGWFRKLGVVEEVDMVLREFAATETNSGIPAS is encoded by the exons ATGGCCACCTCTGTTTCCAATGCTGTTTGCTTTCGCTATCCCCACCCACCAAACCCAACACTCAACGAACCCAGAAAAACCCACCTCCCCCAATTCTCCGGCAACACTTTCCGGCCAAAACCCATGAATCTTTGCTCTTCCGGCCACCGTTTTCAGCCACCATTGATGGCTCTAAGTGTAGAAGAGACATCAATGAATGAAAATACAGAAGGGATGCCAAGGTTTAAGTGGGGTGTGATAGGTCCTGATATTACAGAAGCCCAGCAAGAAGCTATAGATGAACTCCCTCCCAAGATGAGCAAGCGTTGCCAGGCTTTGATGAAGCAGATTATTTGCTTCTCTCATGAGAAAGGGAGTCTTTGTGAGGTGTTGGATGCTTGGGTTAGCATTATGAAGCCTTGCAGGGCTGACTGGCTTGCGGTTCTTAAAGAACTGAGGATTAAAGATCACCCACTTTATCTTCAG GTGGCAGAAATTGCTGTACTAGATGAATCTTTTGAAGCCAATGTGCGTGACTATACGAAAATAATCCATGGTTATGGGAAGCAAAACCAAATTGAGGATGCTGAAAACACCCTTTCAAACATGAAGTCTAGAGGCTTCGTCTGTGATCAGGTAACGCTAACTGCCATGGTTGACATGTATAGCAAGGCTGGACATCTTAAGCTGGCTGAGGATACTTTTGAAGAAATTAAGCTCCTTGGACAGCAATTAGATAAAAGATCATATGGCTCAATGATCATGGCCTACATTAGAGCTGGAATGCCTGATCAGGGAGAGAATTTACTCATAGAAATGGATGCCCAAGAAATTTATGCTGGAAGTGAAGTTTACAAGGCATTGTTAAGAGCATACTCATTGATTGGTGATACTGAAGGAGCTCAAAGGGTATTCAATGCAGTTCAGCTAGCTGGTATTTCTCCAGATGCTAAGATATGTGGACTTCTCATAAATGCATATGGTACATCAGGTCAAAGTCAAAAGGCACGTGCTGCGTTTGAAAATATGAGGAAGGCTGGTCTTAAACCCAGTGATAAATGCATAGCTCTAATGTTGGCTGCATACGAAAAGGAGAATAAGCTTCAAATGGCATTGAAGTTTCTGATGGGGTTGGAGAGAGAAGGTATCATGGTTGGGAAAGAAGCTGCAGAAACACTGGCTGGATGGTTTAGAAAACTAGGAGTTGTGGAAGAGGTGGATATGGTCTTGAGAGAATTTGCAGCAACAGAAACCAATTCTGGAATTCCTGCTTCCTAG
- the LOC133715510 gene encoding brefeldin A-inhibited guanine nucleotide-exchange protein 2-like, with product MASSEADSRLRQVVSPALEKIIKNASWRKHAKLANECKAVIERLSNPDKAAQPAGPDSEPDASEPGPLHDGGSGEYSLADAESILSPLIGAAASGVLKIADPAVDCIQKLIAHGYLRGEADPSGGAEAKLLTKLIESVCKCHDLGDDQMELLVLKTLLSAVTSISLRIHGDCLLQIVRTCYDIYLGSKNIVNQTTAKASLIQMLVIVFRRMEADSSTVPINPIVVAELMDPIEKSDADGSMTLFVQGFITKIMSDIDGVLNPTTPTKLSGHDGAFETTTVETTNPADLLDSTDKDMLDAKYWEISMYKTALEGRKGELADGEVERDEDLEVQIGNKLRRDAFLVFRALCKLSMKTPPKEALADPELMKGKIVALELLKILLENAGAVFRTSDRFLGAIKQYLCLSLLKNSASTLMIVFQLSCSIFISLVSRFRAGLKAEIGVFFPMIVLRVLENVAQPNFQQKMIVLRFLEKLCVDSQILVDIFINYDCDVNSSNIFERMVNGLLKTAQGVPPGVATTLLPPQEANMKLEAMRCLVAILRSIGDWMNKQLRIPDPHSTKKSEVNENSSEPGALTMANGNGEESVEGSDSHSEASSEASDALTIEQRRAYKLELQEGISLFNRKPKKGIEFLINANKVGNSPEEIAAFLKNASGLNKTLIGDYLGEREDLSLKVMHAYVDSFDFQDLEFDEAIRSFLQGFRLPGEAQKIDRIMEKFAERYCKCNPKAFTSADTAYVLAYSVILLNTDAHNPMVKSKMSADDFIRNNRGIDDGKDLPEQHLRSLYERISRKEIKMKEYDLAPQQIQSVNPNRLLGLDSILNIVIRKRGDSQLETSDDLIKHMQEQFQEKARKSESVYYAATDVVILRFMVEVCWAPMLAAFSVPLDQTDDEVVISLCLEGIRYAIHVTAAMSMKTHRDAFVTSLAKFTSLHSPADIKQKNIEAIKAIVTIADEDGNYLQEAWEHILTCVSRFEHLHLLGEGAPPDATFFAFPQNESEKSKQAKSTVLPVLKKKGQGKMQYAAAAVLRGSYDSAGIGGNSSGMVTSEQMNNLVSNLNMLEQVGDMSRIFTRSQKLNSEAIIDFVKALCKVSMEELRSASDPRVFSLTKMVEIAHYNMNRIRLVWSSIWHVLSNFFVTIGCSENLSIAIFAMDSLRQLSMKFLEREELANYNFQNEFMKPFVIVMRKSSAVEIRELIIRCVSQMVLSRVNRVKSGWKSMFMVFTTAAYDDHKNIVLLAFEIIEKIIRDYFPYITETETTTFTDCVNCLIAFTNSRFNKDISLNAIAFLRFCATKLAEGGLSSSRNKDKDASGKISPTSPQGWKEGRQDNGGMPDKDDHLYFWFPLLAGLSELSFDPRPEIRKSALQVLFETLRNHGHLFSLPLWEKVFESVLFPIFDYVRHAIDPSGESSPEQGIDSETGELDQDAWMYETCTLALQLVVDLFVKFYDTVNPLLKKVLDLLVSFIGRPHQSLAGIGIAAFVRLMSNAGDLFSDEKWLEVVSSLKEAANSTLPDFSFILNGDSIMGILDSSSSREDHGGSGRPDDDSERLRTNHLYAGLADVKCRAAVQLLLIQAVMEIYTMYRSHLSSNNTLILFNALHDLASHAHKVNTDTTLRARLQEFGSMTQMQDPPLLRIENESYQICLTFLQNLVEDRPPSYDEVEVESHIVDLCKEVLQFYIEAASSGKISESSNGQQHHWLIPLGSGRRRELAARAPLIVATLQAICCLGDTSFENNLSHFFPLLATLITCEHGSDEVQAALSDMLSSSVGPVLLRSC from the exons ATGGCTTCTTCGGAAGCCGATTCCCGTCTCCGACAGGTCGTTTCTCCCGCCCTAGAGAAGATCATCAAGAACGCCTCCTGGCGCAAGCACGCCAAGCTCGCCAACGAATGCAAGGCCGTCATCGAGCGCCTCTCCAACCCGGACAAGGCGGCCCAGCCCGCCGGCCCGGATTCCGAACCCGACGCCTCCGAGCCCGGCCCGCTCCACGACGGAGGCTCCGGTGAGTACTCCCTCGCCGACGCCGAGTCGATTCTCAGCCCTCTCATCGGCGCCGCCGCATCGGGAGTGCTGAAGATCGCCGATCCCGCCGTCGACTGCATCCAGAAGCTCATCGCGCATGGCTACTTGCGCGGCGAGGCCGACCCCTCCGGTGGCGCCGAGGCGAAGTTGCTGACGAAATTGATCGAGTCCGTTTGTAAATGCCACGATTTGGGGGACGATCAGATGGAGCTGCTGGTGCTGAAGACGCTGCTGTCAGCAGTGACGTCGATTTCGCTGCGGATTCACGGCGATTGCTTGCTTCAGATAGTGAGGACTTGCTATGATATCTATTTGGGGAGTAAGAACATAGTGAATCAGACGACGGCGAAGGCCTCGCTGATCCAGATGCTGGTGATTGTGTTCCGGCGAATGGAGGCGGACTCTTCTACGGTGCCGATTAATCCCATTGTGGTGGCGGAATTGATGGATCCCATTGAGAAATCTGATGCTGATGGGTCCATGACTCTGTTCGTACAAGGGTTTATTACCAAAATTATGTCTGACATTGATGGGGTGTTGAATCCGACGACGCCTACTAAGCTTTCCGGGCATGATGGGGCGTTTGAGACCACCACGGTGGAGACCACGAATCCGGCGGACTTGCTGGACTCGACTGATAAGGATATGTTGGATGCCAAGTACTGGGAGATTAGTATGTACAAGACGGCATTGGAGGGCCGGAAGGGAGAGCTGGCGGAtggggaagtagagagagatgaagATTTGGAGGTTCAGATTGGCAATAAGTTGCGCAGAGATGCTTTTTTGGTGTTTAGAGCTCTTTGTAAGCTGTCTATGAAGACCCCGCCCAAGGAGGCATTGGCGGATCCGGAGTTGATGAAGGGAAAGATTGTGGCATTGGAGCTTTTGAAGATTTTGTTGGAGAATGCTGGTGCTGTGTTTAGGACCAGCGACAG GTTTTTAGGTGCAATTAAGCAATACTTATGTCTGTCATTGTTAAAGAACAGCGCGTCAACTCTTATGATAGTTTTTCAGCTATCTTGTTCTATCTTCATTAGTCTAGTGTCAAGATTTAGAGCTGGATTGAAAGCAGAGATTGGAGTATTCTTTCCTATGATTGTTCTCAGAGTTTTAGAGAATGTTGCACAACCTAATTTTCAGCAGAAGATGATAGTGCTTCGGTTTCTTGAGAAGCTCTGTGTTGATTCCCAGATCTTGGTCGACATATTTATCAATTATGATTGCGATGTCAATTCATCAAACATATTTGAGAG GATGGTAAATGGCCTTCTTAAAACTGCCCAAGGTGTCCCTCCTGGTGTTGCCACCACGTTATTACCTCCTCAAGAGGCAAATATGAaacttgaagccatgaggtgtTTAGTTGCTATTCTGAGGTCAATTGGGGACTGGATGAACAAACAATTGCGCATTCCAGATCCTCATTCTACCAAGAAATCTGAAGTAAATGAGAATAGTTCTGAACCAGGAGCTCTTACCATGGCAAATGGGAATGGTGAGGAGTCTGTTGAAGGATCAGATTCTCATTCTGAAGCCTCCAGTGAAGCCTCTGATGCTTTGACAATCGAGCAACGCCGAGCTTACAAGCTGGAACTTCAG GAAGGTATATCTCTTTTCAATCGGAAACCTAAGAAAGGAATTGAGTTTCTTATCAATGCAAATAAGGTGGGCAATTCACCCGAGGAGATAGCTGCTTTTCTAAAAAATGCATCTGGTTTGAACAAGACTTTGATTGGAGACTACCTTGGAGAAAGAGAAGACTTATCGCTAAAAGTAATGCATGCTTATGTGGATTCCTTTGATTTTCAAGACTTGGAGTTTGATGAGGCAATCAGGTCCTTTCTTCAAGGCTTTAGGTTGCCTGGTGAGGCACAGAAGATTGACAGAATAATGGAAAAGTTTGCTGAGCGCTATTGCAAGTGCAATCCAAAGGCTTTTACTAGTGCTGATACAGCCTATGTCCTTGCTTACTCCGTGATACTGCTCAATACTGATGCTCATAACCCGATGGTGAAGAGCAAG ATGTCAGCTGATGATTTTATAAGAAACAATCGTGGCATAGATGATGGAAAAGATCTACCTGAGCAGCACTTGAGGTCCTTGTATGAACGAATATCAAGAAAGGAGATAAAAATGAAAGAATATGATTTGGCTCCTCAGCAGATACAGTCGGTGAACCCTAACCGTCTTTTGGGCTTGGATAGTATCTTGAATATTGTGATCCGTAAACGGGGGGATAGTCAATTGGAGACCAGTGATGATCTTATCAAGCATATGCAAGAGCAATTCCAAGAAAAAGCTCGGAAATCTGA GTCAGTTTACTATGCTGCAACAGATGTGGTAATTCTTAGATTCATGGTTGAAGTCTGCTGGGCTCCTATGCTGGCTGCCTTCAGTGTTCCACTTGACCAAACTGATGATGAAGTAGTTATTTCTCTGTGTCTTGAAGGGATTCGTTATGCTATCCATGTAACTGCCGCAATGTCCATGAAGACCCATAGAGATGCTTTTGTGACTTCACTGGCGAAGTTTACTTCCCTCCACTCTCCTGCTGATATCAAGCAGAAAAACATAGAAGCAATCAAG GCAATAGTGACAATTGCAGATGAAGATGGGAACTACCTGCAAGAAGCTTGGGAGCATATTTTGACATGTGTTTCCCGCTTTGAACATCTTCATCTCCTGGGAGAGGGTGCTCCTCCAGATGCTACTTTCTTTGCTTTTCCTCAGAATGAATCAGAAAAATCAAAGCAAGCCAAGTCAACTGTCCTTCCTGTTTTAAAAAAGAAGGGCCAAGGGAAGATGCAGTATGCTGCTGCTGCCGTGTTGAGAGGTTCATATGATAGTGCTGGTATTGGTGGGAATTCTTCTGGGATGGTCACATCAGAACAGATGAACAATTTGGTTTCTAACTTAAATATGTTAGAACAAGTTGGAGACATGAGCCGCATATTCACACGGAGTCAAAAGCTGAACAGTGAGGCAATTATAGATTTTGTTAAGGCTCTTTGCAAGGTCTCTATGGAGGAATTGCGATCTGCATCTGATCCTCGGGTTTTCAGCCTTACGAAGATGGTTGAGATTGC GCATTATAACATGAACCGCATCAGGCTTGTGTGGTCTAGCATCTGGCATGTACTCTCTAATTTCTTCGTGACAATTGGCTGTTCTGAAAACCTGTCTATTGCAATTTTTGCTATGGATTCTCTACGCCAATTGTCAATGAAATTCTTGGAGCGAGAAGAGCTGGCTAATTATAATTTTCAGAATGAGTTTATGAAACCTTTTGTCATTGTTATGCGTAAAAGTAGTGCAGTTGAGATACGAGAATTAATCATCAGATGTGTCTCCCAAATGGTTTTATCTCGTGTGAATAGAGTCAAATCTGGATGGAAGAGCATGTTCATG GTCTTCACTACGGCAGCTTATGATGACCACAAAAATATTGTACTCTTGGCCTTTGAAATAATTGAGAAGATTATTCGCGACTACTTTCCGTACATCACCGAGACTGAAACCACTACTTTTACTGATTGCGTAAATTGTCTAATTGCATTCACCAATAGTAGATTTAACAAAGACATTAGCCTCAATGCTATTGCTTTTCTTCGGTTCTGTGCAACAAAACTGGCTGAGGGAGGTCTTAGTTCATCAAGAAATAAGGACAAGGATGCATCTGGAAAAATATCTCCAACGTCACCTCAAGGATGGAAAGAAGGAAGACAAGATAATGGGGGAATGCCAGACAAGGATGACCATCTTTATTTCTGGTTCCCTTTATTGGCTG GTTTGTCCGAACTTAGCTTTGATCCTAGGCCTGAAATCAGGAAGAGTGCCTTACAAGTGCTGTTTGAAACTCTACGTAACCATGGTCACCTTTTCTCTCTACCTTTGTGGGAAAAGGTGTTTGAATCAGTGCTATTTCCAATATTTGACTATGTGCGCCATGCTATTGATCCTTCTGGGGAAAGTTCACCAGAGCAAGGGATTGACAGTGAAACAGGCGAGCTTGATCAAGATGCCTGGATGTACGAGACATGCACATTGGCACTCCAATTAGTTGTTGATCTTTTTGTCAAGTTTTATGACACTGTCAATCCTCTTTTGAAGAAAGTTTTGGATCTTCTAGTCAGTTTTATTGGACGACCTCACCAAAGCCTAGCTGGCATAGGTATTGCTGCATTTGTTCGATTGATGAGCAATGCAGGGGATCTCTTTTCTGATGAGAAGTGGCTTGAAGTGGTTTCATCATTAAAAGAAGCTGCCAATTCAACTCTTCctgatttttctttcattcttaaCGGAGATAGCATCATGGGAATCCTAGACTCTTCTTCTAGTAGAGAAGATCATGGAGGGTCTGGGAGGCCTGATGATGATTCAGAGAGACTAAGGACAAACCATCTTTATGCTGGCTTGGCTGACGTTAAGTGCCGAGCTGCTGTTCAGCTATTATTGATTCAG GCAGTGATGGAGATTTACACCATGTATCGTTCTCACCTTTCATCGAATAACACATTAATCCTCTTCAATGCTCTGCATGATTTGGCATCCCATGCTCACAAAGTTAACACTGATACCACTTTACGGGCAAGGCTACAAGAGTTTGGCTCCATGACGCAAATGCAAGACCCTCCACTGTTACGTATTGAGAACGAATCTTACCAAATCTGCCTTACATTCTTACAGAATCTTGTAGAGGACAGGCCTCCAAGTTATGATGAGGTGGAGGTAGAGTCCCACATTGTGGACCTTTGCAAGGAGGTTTTACAGTTCTATATTGAAGCCGCAAGCTCTGGGAAGATATCTGAATCATCTAATGGGCAGCAGCACCATTGGCTGATCCCTCTAGGTTCTGGGCGACGGAGAGAATTGGCTGCACGTGCCCCGCTTATTGTGGCGACTCTCCAGGCCATCTGTTGCTTGGGAGACACTTCATTTGAAAATAACTTGTCTCATTTCTTCCCGCTGCTTGCAACCTTGATAACTTGTGAACATGGGTCCGATGAGGTCCAGGCTGCCCTTAGTGACATGCTCAGCTCATCTGTGGGTCCTGTTTTGCTTCGATCATGTTGA
- the LOC133715917 gene encoding LOB domain-containing protein 30, translating to MNATTNPTGGCSGGGGGSSSGGSAGGGNAGPCGACKFLRRKCVAGCIFAPYFDSEQGAAHFAAVHKVFGASNVSKLLHHIPAHKRPDAVLTVCFEAQARLKDPVYGCVAHIFALQQQVVNLQAEISYLQAHLATMELPSPPPPPPPLIAQPPLSIADLPSAPMPATYDLSSLFEPMVQPTAWVMQQRALLHNQHHQFASGSGGSSSSGGGGGDLQALARELLYRHTGSPSGSVPCSEASPSQSMSK from the exons ATGAATGCGACAACAAACCCTACTGGTGGTTGCTCTGGCGGCGGTGGGGGGAGCAGTAGTGGAGGCAGCGCCGGAGGAGGAAACGCCGGACCGTGTGGCGCGTGTAAGTTCTTGAGGAGGAAGTGCGTGGCGGGATGCATATTTGCACCCTACTTCGATTCGGAGCAAGGGGCAGCTCACTTTGCGGCGGTGCACAAGGTGTTCGGAGCCAGCAATGTCTCCAAGCTTCTTCATCATATTCCGGCTCACAAGCGGCCAGACGCCGTCCTCACTGTTTGTTTTGAGGCTCAAGCTAGGCTCAAAGATCCGGTCTACGGCTGTGTTGCTCACATCTTTGCTCTTCAACAACAG GTGGTGAATTTACAAGCCGAGATCTCATACTTGCAAGCCCACCTAGCAACAATGGAGCTTCCATCACCTCCTCCGCCCCCTCCTCCACTAATCGCTCAACCTCCACTCTCCATTGCAGACCTTCCTTCGGCCCCCATGCCCGCAACGTATGATTTGTCCTCGCTTTTTGAACCCATGGTGCAGCCAACTGCTTGGGTCATGCAACAGCGCGCGCTGCTGCACAACCAACATCATCAGTTCGCAAGCGGTTCTGGTGGTTCCTCATCGagtggcggtggtggtggcgaTCTTCAAGCTTTGGCTCGTGAACTGCTCTACAGGCATACTGGTTCTCCGTCGGGGTCGGTGCCGTGCTCTGAGGCTTCACCATCTCAGTCTATGTCCAAATGA
- the LOC133717360 gene encoding probable calcium-binding protein CML23, whose translation MSYFRSCLTALRWSTSSGCKSFRKKRKMSSNSDAPATTASSFAAMEVSNQFKQVFEVMDANGDGKISPVELSEVLCCLGYKNKSAAAKEAEGMVREMDCNGDGFIDLDEFMNAVNVNDTKSNGCDDLMDAFLIFDTDKNGKISAKELRRVLVSLGCERSSLKECKQMIKGVDKNGDGVVDFEEFRLMMTRNV comes from the coding sequence ATGAGTTATTTTAGGAGTTGCTTGACCGCTCTCCGGTGGAGCACGTCTAGTGGATGCAAGAGCTTccgaaagaagagaaaaatgtCTTCCAACTCTGATGCACCGGCGACTACTGCATCGTCGTTTGCGGCCATGGAAGTGTCAAATCAGTTCAAGCAAGTGTTTGAGGTGATGGATGCAAACGGGGACGGGAAGATATCTCCGGTGGAGCTCAGTGAAGTTCTCTGCTGCCTCGGGTACAAGAACAAGTCCGCGGCGGCGAAAGAAGCTGAAGGGATGGTGAGAGAGATGGACTGCAATGGAGACGGGTTTATTGACTTGGATGAGTTCATGAATGCTGTGAATGTTAATGATACGAAGAGTAATGGCTGTGATGATCTCATGGATGCTTTTCTTATATTTGATACTGATAAGAACGGAAAGATTTCAGCCAAGGAGTTGAGGAGGGTGCTAGTTAGCCTTGGATGTGAAAGAAGCAGTCTCAAAGAGTGTAAACAAATGATCAAAGGGGTTGATAAGAATGGAGATGGGGTTGTGGATTTTGAAGAATTTAGGTTGATGATGACAAGAAATGTCTAA